ATTATACGCGGTGGACACAAAAAACTCACGCGGAGAGCGTTTGATTTCTGGAATTGTCTTAGAAAAGGTGTTTGTCGAGGAAGGAAAAGGCGCATTTTGTGGTTTGAAGGTGTGATTTGCTCTTAGAAATCATTTTACCGAGCATTTTCTCACGATGActcttgaaaattgaattcgtTTCTCCTCATTATGTAGTTCTTTAAATTCCTCTCTATGATAAATAATgatacattatttttctcagcaATACTCGTACAgaaaatggattaaattttttactgtacatGCAAAATCCTGCAAAGTCCATACTAGCCTtcaagatttataaaaattatttaatccaaAAACAAAGATACACAGAAACAATGACACGTACATTTGCTTTACACTCACACGACGCATTGGGATTTTGTCTCTTTTGTTCTCAGCAGTTCATGAATCCTTCGGTGTTTTCACAGCACGGCGGCGCAAACctggccgcggcggccgccaACGTGGCCAACGCCTTCACCCCGCAGGCCATcccccagcagcagccggcgcAGGATGCACAGGCGATTCCCGCACAGCACTTCCCACAGCGCTACCCCTTCACCCCGCAGAACTACGCTCCTCAGGGTTACTCTCCCTACGGCGGCGGCTACGCTCCTCCTGCGCCCTACTACCCCTACCCTCCGGCCGTGCACAACCCCTACTACTCGTACCAGCAGAACCCCTTCGCCGCTTTCTTCAACCCTCGTACTTCTGTGAGTAAATGTGTCCCTTTTTGTTTGGCAAAAGGCATatcctctttttattttaatgcaagaAATGGAAAAGGGCGCATACCATCTAGACTAtcgtttgaattaaatttaagttgacCCAATAGCGAAAATCACAAGAAATAACATACGAAatcagtaaaatatatattaaaagagGAAGATCTCTCCTGCAAgacaagaaattcaatttatccaAGTATTTCTTTATCTCTGTGATTCGTCACGCAGCACAAACATTTGCCTTTAATCTGAAATCTGCAGAATGAGCGCAAATCGTGCTTTTGTCAATCTTATCGAGTGTGCATGCCCGCACTAGGTGGCCCCAAAAGCGGCgtcaattattcaaacaaaagttCTTGGACCATGCCCAAGACATGATTTTCTCCGCTTctctaaaaaacaaacaatgtgCCGCGTGCGCGGTCATCCTAATTTACAGCAGCTTTTCTAGATCCACTGCCTTTTcagagataaataataatctctctctctctctttctcgctgcTCGCGTGTTCGCCTTCCTCGCATGCCCGCAAATCAGACGAGATATATTGGAAGAACTGGTTTTTACTCTCTGTCGTCGCTTTGCccattatattttatgccGCTTTATTCATTTCTCTGGCATGCCGCCGCGATGTGACATGCACGCCACATATGTGTGTCTACTCTTGTGCTTTATTCACGAGCGCACCACGCAGACTTTATGATCGGGGCACGATATTGTCTTTTATTTCTCGTTTTGCTCTTGAACTTGACGCTCTCTGGAGGTGAGGTTCAAAgagagagcgaaaaatctAGGACCATTTTCTCTTCAAGGCAGATTTGCCTTTCAAGCATTCaggacaataaaaatataaaagattactcttaattttttcaatgttcTTTATTGACCTAAATATGGATGAATTTTATTCCTGTTGAAAGCTACGCCAAAAATTTTGATGCCACATGCAAAAACCATGACTTCATGAACTTTAAACGGTAACAATAgttcattttgctttttagAAGTGGGTCGTTTGTcatgagttatttttattgttttcaagtAAGCAAGATCTTTGCGCGCCTCTGATGCGAATCTTGCGCTGGTCCATTTATAGAATGCAAGAACCAACTGTTGACCCTTGCCTGACCCTGTGCACAATGACCTGAACAGTACGGTACACGGCCTGGAGAGCAAtgcatgttattttttttccattccaATTCCTGGCGACGCTTTCCAGCAGCCGCGCTCGCTTTAGTGCCCTTGTAATTTATTACGAGAGCAAACAGCGAACACCACAGGAGAAGAATTTGTGCTCTCCGCCCTTTTTTTATCGGTGAACATAACACACAGCTGCTCAGGTCGAATTACGCTTTGCAGCGGCAATTTGGCAAATTGACTGTAGAAAATTGGCGCGCATTCGCGTTGTTTGGTGCGACTTTTTGCGCGAATAATAAAGGCATTTCCTTTGGCGGGTTCAACGGTATAACACTTAAATTACTCAAACAAGGTACACatgccaaaaatattgaatcaatCCTTTCCATTTCAGAGCgagattttttgttattgttttggcACTTTTTCCGAGGTCATACAACTCGGAAAAGTTCAAAGCCCTGCCAAAATTATGGCGCCTAATCCAATTTGCTCCCAGTCTCCCATATCCAGAAGCTGATACAAAAAACCAATCCGAAAATAGAAAGcgaaaaaatcccaaattACCGCATCGTTATGGTCGGTGTGCGTAATTCGAGGCCGGAATGCGTCTCTTCTCTCACGCCTGCaactcaaataaatatgtttcgGCGCTTGCAGCtgataaaaatcatcaaatggGAATCTGAGTGGGTGAGTGCATCTACGCGGAACTCGGTCGTCAGTCATGGGCATCAAATTCGGATCTGAATCCTGTTACacattaattgaatatttttaacgccGCGCGCCGAGTGCATCGATCGCCCAAAGGAATTAGATTATTATTTGCCCAGCTCCATTCAATTGTCGGTGGGGCGTGAtttagcaaataaattcaatatgcAATTGAAATTGTGCTCTGGCCGGTACGGTTCTGCTTCAATTGGGTGGTTCATTTTCCTACGAGTGAGCAGAGAGCAGGAAGCAGCGTAGAATCTCGTTACACAAATTGGCTGAGGAAAGCAAGCctctttgttatttattttcttgctcgTTACGCCGCGCATGCAACACTTTTTCCCTTCCTCCGTAATTCCATCTCTCTTTCCTCTGCCGGCGCcgctttttgatttttgtttaccgGCCATTGTCCGCATGGTTTGGCATCTCCCCTGCTCTGCCGTCacactgaattaaaaattatttctctttgaTGCTGAAAtgtgtgtaaaattttttaatgagattaTATACGGAATATCTCTTTATTGTTCGACAGGCGTGGTGTTTTCTGGCACATAtgtaataattgtattttttgaattggaaTGCGTTGCAATAGATGGCGAGAGCCACGAACGGCaacgagatttatttttatttgctcttccGGCATTTTATCTCTGTTTCTACATTTGGCTGCAAAATCTGCAGTGGAATTAGATTCAATTTAGTCctaaatagataaaatttgatcatGAAAGCATAAAATCaactttctcatttttttcggagagccatatttatttttaactattccTGAAAAGTAGAACAAAAAGCGAAGATTGTAAAAATGAGCATTTAAAGTTTTGTTCCTTCTCCTCCGAATTCAAGCAACAACACCTGTTGATAGATATTATCCATTGTAGCACTCGGCCTGACTTACATGGACAAGtatctcatttaaaattcaattaacaaaCGATATCCTTTTATGAACAGCGAGTATAACAGGAGCTCTCTGTAAGATGAAAGCAGAGTTTATGAATCAAcaagataaaatgaaaaccgCAAATCGCAGCAGCGTCTGCTAACAATAGAAAAACCGGCTTGTTTTCCTTTAGCATCATCACTAGTCGGATCATCATCTTTATTTTCCGTCCCCATCGCGGCAAAAACGCCTTTTTTGTCCAGCATAAAGGCCGCTTTCTGCTGAGAACCGATGGGCAGCAGAAAACTTGCGTGGGAAAGTGTTAATTGAGGCGACATTTGCGGACAAAGATCCTCTCTGCAGACTCCGTTAAAACACTTATTACTGATACAGCTAACGCGCCTCCGAACAATGATTCCTTGTAGACGAAAATACCCAGGCAGCTGTCTCGGCTTGTGCGAACTTCTGAACGGTTCATTAAGGAAATGCATAATAGCGCGCGGTTATGGCAGGcttggtaaattaaaaatgatatagaTCGCAGTGCACGTcgcattttactttttaattggcCTTTTATGCAAATAATCCAGTCTAATCTCCTCTTTCATCGGCGCCGCTTGTTTTGAATTCAATATATGCGCTACATGTGCTCTCATTGTCTATTTGAGAATGTTGCATGATGAACCCATAACTCTATGAGCTAAGCGCACAATTACGAGCGTTTTGTTTAGTTTAACGAtcctcaaaatatatttctcacGACCCGTCACGGAAGAAGACCCATTCTTAATTAATCCTTAAAATgtatttggtttttatttgaatttccgTTTTTCTTGTGTTACAGAGGGACATGGACTTCCGCAGTAGCAACGCAAACGCTAAGACCCGCAACATCACCTGCGTTATGCAAGAACTGGGATACGTAAGTTGCAACGCCATTTCATCGAACATAACTGATTTTTTCTCTCGATTAGCTGGACGCAAATCTGCAGCCCAACTACTCCGGAATCATCTCTAGAATCCAGCGCCTGCCTCTTCCTGCTGAGCTTAAAAGTGACATGAGTGACGCGGTTCAATTCTGCCAGAAATTCGCTGtaaggaaataatttcaaaatcgagaaattaaatttgattgtaaCTTGTAGCAATGCGTTCCTGAGCCTGACGAGAACAAAATGCAAGTGTCTGCTGAGTTCACCAAGCCTATGCTCTTCTTCAAGTGTTACAAGGTaatttattcgaattttaaatattaattttatttattgtacgCCGTGTTAGGCATTTCGTGTTAGGAGAATACactaataaatcataaaatcacTTGTTCCACTTAATGGCTGCTGCTTCTCTGGAACTTATGTTTTCATAATATTACTGGTACTTTTCTTACTGACTTCCACAAAACTTCTGCAGCTGCTACACAGTCCGAGggcgagtttttttttaatttttctctttgaattttGGCAACTATTAAATCTTGGAAAATTAACGCAGAGCCTAAAAGCCATTctggtaatttaaatttcatgttcaATTGCATTTTACCATATTGTTTTcgattttcattgaaaaaataattaatttacctgAACTGTCGTTTTTATGATCCATTTTGTtactaattataattattttgatacaaCAGCAAAAGAAGTTGGAGGCGTGCGTGCTGAAGGACGTTAGGGAGCGCTTCATGCTTGCCACTGGCGGCAACAATGCTGACCCCGAGATCCCCGACCACAACACCCTAGACGAGGAGGAGAGCACCGGCATCCGCAACACCTTCAGAGGACGCTCCAGCAGGATTATGAGGAAGAGGAACAAAATGAGCAAAGTCAGCAGCGCCACGACCATGGCCGATCTGTCTGACGTTGTCTTCGGGGACGCCACACTCGCCTTGTGAGAGAAAGCCTAGCAGAAAATCAGAAGTTGCGAATTCCACCGAATTCGTGCCCACAGACTCTTAGTGCTTTAAGTATGATTAAAATGGCAATGCAAATGTACTGAATGGGATGAAccgtatatttaaaaaaggtaaagtTGCGGAGAGAAGTTCTCGGCTTACTTTTGGGCGGGTGAAGGGACTCTGTGTAACTCAAACTGTTGTACAATGCTGGTTGCCAACTGTGCCTTTTCCTCAATAGAGTTTGTTAGATGTAGCGTGTCTctatatttattgaataatttattgcaagcCCTAACTTATATtaacaagtttaaaaatattaacatattTTGTGTCAACGAAACCCTTCTGCCAACAATGTCTGCAACGTAAAAGTGTAACTAACTGAgccaaataaaacaaattgtttgtgaATTTCTTAAGTGTTTATTTACTTCTCCAAACATTATCATTTTTAGTCACCTGCTATCGATCtttatgaaatgaaatcaagaaTTTTATATATGTGTGCAGCTCTTgctattgcaaaaattttgaactcaAAGGACAAATGATATTCCCTAAAAATGAAGtcatttcacaaataaaaaaattcattcattcaataaaaatacctcGCAACCCCTTTTAACAACACATAATTTAAcattacataattaattaatgcttctatatttatttatcactcatgaaagttaaaaattgtaagaaattaaCAAGATCTAGAAACCCTGCAGCAGtaagagaattaaaataagaggtagaaattgaacaatttaGGCGGGGATTTTTGACTCGCTTAAACATTCTTACAAAGCATgggaaaatgtcaaaattaaatttaatcttattgATGGTTGTATGAAAATCGTTTCTGCGATCaattaagaaacaattttcatgTCAGAtgattaaaacataatttttgttttgactaaaagtaaaaaaaaatatttttttcaatattttgatcttagtgttgtaaaaattaatatttttatgaagtgGAAATGGAGCCATCATGGAGTTAAGTCGTGCTTTTATGCAACTTGCGTTGTTTGAACGTTTCGCAAATTGCCTAACATTGCAATATATAACATTTGACGCGACGACGGTACTTCAAATCCATTCACGGTATTTGGGACTCTATAATAGTTCATTTTCAGCTAAGTTAAAGCCGGGGTTGTCACTCTCATTCGAAGAAAAcgttcaaaaaataaaaataatgctcaaAATAATCGCATAATTcaaatcgaaaataaaatagcaaatttattttctggccAGATCCTTGGTAccaacatatttatttaaataaaaagtaacacCTATGGATTGTATATTTCAGAAATTATCATTTGAAAGTTGAAAATGGTGACCAAATGTGTCGCCGCTAGAGTCATAATCTAAGAACTCCTTTGTTAGTTTGAGACGCTatacaaaaacaatattttacctcAAATATAAATCTTCGGTTAATTTGATAATTCCCTCCAACCATGAATGCAACATTTTTCGCATGCTTGAGCTCTTCCTTGAAAAGTTTAAGCTGAAAGTGTGTATTAATGTACAATCTATAGAAAGTTCATaagagaaattaaagaaaaaaatacgtcTTCACAATCTCGCATCCTTTCCACATGCAATTCAAGCTTTGTAAGTGCTTCTCCGGTTTTGTGGCtctggaataattaattattcaagaagattttttgttcaaataaattagctaAAAGCTTACCTCAAGAGTGGCTGATTCACAAATATTGAACATTTGAAAGGTATTTGTTGCTGCCAATACGAGATACGCTGTATTTGTAATTATCATCTTCAGAGAGTTTTCTTTGCTAATTGTTATCAACCCAAACAGCGCTCCAAGCGGGTTAAACATAGtgaaaatgctttcaaaaattaagaagtTCATTGATAGTATAAGTAGGGGGTTGTAAATCCGGTTAACGTTGAGAATGACTGCATTGGCTCTTGAATGGGTTTCTCTCAAGGCTGTGAGTCGTTTCTCCAGACTAGCGTCGTTTCTTTTCACTGCTTCCTGCAAACATATTActtatagttaaatttttagtgcatCAAGTGTTCATTTACCAGGATTTCATCGTTTGTGCTTTTGAAAACAACCTGGCAAGCCGCTGCCATTAACGTGACTCGGAGAAAGTGAACCATGATCAGGACGGTTGTGAGGCTCGGCCCAAAAATGCTCTCAAATGACTCGTACCCTTGAAAATATAGCTCACAGAAAGATTCAAACAAATATGGGaccaaaataaagaaaacgcCTCTATTACTAATGTGGATCAagtattttgaattgttttttggcAGTAGCGTATTGAGATCATCATCGACGCTTAAGAGCTCAGGAAACGTAGTGTATTTCAAGATGAGGGAAATTATTATGATGAGAATGATGTTTATCCTCTccgcaaacaataaaattttaaatgtcaccCTGTTTGGAAGAATCGCCACTTTGTCGGCATCAGTACGAAAACtttcctaaaaatatgaaacttaTTTagaagattgaaaatttttggtaaaaaactATATAAATGCCAGCAAAGTGGTTCCCACGAAGGAAAGATGAATGGTGGTGAAAGCTAGGCAGTACACGTTGTAtgcaatcctctttaatttcctttcctgTTGCTTTTGCTGATTGATTCCTAACAAGCATGCCACTGCAGTAAACGAGGTAATAGATCCAAAAACGTCAAGAGGCATTTTGCATCTCCTTCATAGCTCATTTTATAGAAGCACCAATTTGAAGTccccatttaaaatttatgttgtgTTGTGCGAGATTGTGAAATAAAGACAAcactatttaatattaaaaagctattgatgtttgtttatttcctcgactaataaattttggtaGGAATCAATAATTCAACACCCCCAAGGTTCAATTGATGACGTCATTACTTTAGTGAGTTGCTTGCTAATGAAAATGACCCCttctaaaaatatgcaataattcattttcttttccacCTAATTggtctttttttattgatatggcaaaaataatttttcgttaGGTTATTGGAggataaatcatttttcctgttttgtttgtttgtttgggaaattgagaaaaaaactttaattgcgcaagagttaatattttaaactagcataattatatatcactaattatgttttattcttacaattagcttGAAATTTacacatatttatttctacGCATTTACTTCAATCACAATCAATTGGAAGTTGATCATGGTTATTAAATGTGCCACCGTCAGTGCTACTATCTGACAacgtaataatattttagttttctcaAACAGGTCATCAAAACGATGAATGAGTTTTATACCTCGTAAAGCAATCTGAGATTTATTTGATAGCTCCCTCCAACCGTGAAAGCTACGTTTCTAGCGTGCATTAACTCTTCCCTAAAGTTCCGGAGCTGAATGATTCaacgtatttttattaatttttcgttaTACACAATTGAACGATTAATCACCTCTTCACAATTTCTCATATCCTCAATATTCATTTCTAACTTCATCAATATGCCCACGGTCCTCTGACCCTGAAAGAAAGCTGTCAAAAGTAGCAAGAAATTTTGAGTAATTCAACGCTAAACCTCAAGAATGGCCGATTCACAGTggtaaaataatgatattaaattaagagcAGCCAAGGCAAAGAAGGCTAAGTTTGTGATTAAAAACGAGAACAACTCGGTGCCATccattttgaaacttttcaacTGGAACATGGCCCCAATCGGAGAGTAAAAGCCACAAATTATACCAATAATTAGGTAGCCTATTGAGAAAAGGAGGAAAGCATTATAGACTTTGTTGACATCGAGAAtgattgaattgatttttgaatgGGTTTCCCTCAGGTCAGGGAGTCTCTCCTTGAAACTTGAATCGTTTCTCTGCACTGCGCCCTGAAATTGAGAATCCTTTAGTTCACGACTGGCAAAAAGCCCTTTTGCATCATACCAATATTTGATCGTTAGTGTATTTAAATACGGTCTGGCACGCTGCTGCAATCAAAGTGACTCTAAGCAAGTGAACCATAACTACAAAGATTACGAGGGTAGGTCCAAATATGCTCTGAATCGCAagttttccataaaaataactttgaaaaaatataaaaattagcaatggAATCAAAATCACGAAGCTGCCAGCGTTGCTGAACTGCCGCAATTTGatcaagcattttttatcCTTCAAACAAGTCAGTTCAATGTCGAGATCATCCACAATTTTGGAGACCgttgtatttttcttaaatcttACTGCCCAGGAGAGAATTACGAGCAGTAACGAGATAATCCTTTCAACAAAATTGATGCTTCTAATCATTATCATGTTCATTGAAGTGTTGTGAATATCGTGATGTAAGCTTTTCTGTGAAATTAGTTCATCAGAAATGAGgtgaagagagaaaaaggaaatatacaattaaataTGTTACTGAGTAATACACCGGAATTGTGGAGAAGATAATACAGTACAAATCgtgcatgaaaaataattgcttgttCGCCCTTATATGGTTGATTCCTGCCACGTAGGATAAAGCCGTAAAGGAGGAGATAGATTCGTACATgcttacaaatttaatttggttttatgttttattttcgacTGCGTTTGCcacatcaaataaattagttgTTGACTTTCTAACTGACCTCATTAAGGTATAAACTAATAGATGCACtctcaggaaaattaaattgtatatgTCTATACTGCACGCGGTTGCCTAGCACTCCACCAATGAAAATAGTTACTTGAGAAAGTGTAGCTAATTCTAAAAGACCAACATTTTTGGTTTGGCTAATCTGGCACAGCTCCGCGTTTTTCATGTTCAATGTACTCctcgataaataataaatcgttTTCGGCGTGAACTGTTGGCAAATTTAATCAGTcctaaagaaaagaaaaaaaattggggaagagaaaaaaatgagacacatttcaatttttgcttctgcAACACATGATttataatcatatttttttctataatttactCATACATTCCGAAGACAATTAATTGGAAGTTGACCATAGTGGTCAAATGTATAGCTGTCAATGCTCCAATCTAGAAACATCAAGTTAGTATATAGCATTTAATATTAAGCttagaataaatttgtacCTCA
The nucleotide sequence above comes from Cloeon dipterum chromosome X, ieCloDipt1.1, whole genome shotgun sequence. Encoded proteins:
- the LOC135946167 gene encoding uncharacterized protein LOC135946167 isoform X1 — its product is MMSFKVALLMSLLLGQALAFWGSDENKYIKKFAMMKVYESCFGDEVVREVREEMRAAAARCAAAGAAGPPGPSNTQAVFEQLENTVPQTTRPPSTTPTPTSTTTTTAAPDTTTPQYFSSTRRPYNPAVVANMGTETLLRLQTLLQGLKNFMNPSVFSQHGGANLAAAAANVANAFTPQAIPQQQPAQDAQAIPAQHFPQRYPFTPQNYAPQGYSPYGGGYAPPAPYYPYPPAVHNPYYSYQQNPFAAFFNPRTSRDMDFRSSNANAKTRNITCVMQELGYLDANLQPNYSGIISRIQRLPLPAELKSDMSDAVQFCQKFAQCVPEPDENKMQVSAEFTKPMLFFKCYKQKKLEACVLKDVRERFMLATGGNNADPEIPDHNTLDEEESTGIRNTFRGRSSRIMRKRNKMSKVSSATTMADLSDVVFGDATLAL
- the LOC135946167 gene encoding uncharacterized protein LOC135946167 isoform X2 → MMSFKVALLMSLLLGQALAFWGSDENKYIKKFAMMKVYESCFGDEVVREVREEMRAAAARCAAAGAAGPPGPSNTQAVFEQLENTVPQTTRPPSTTPTPTSTTTTTAAPDTTTPQYFSSTRRPYNPAVVANMGTETLLRLQTLLQGLKNHGGANLAAAAANVANAFTPQAIPQQQPAQDAQAIPAQHFPQRYPFTPQNYAPQGYSPYGGGYAPPAPYYPYPPAVHNPYYSYQQNPFAAFFNPRTSRDMDFRSSNANAKTRNITCVMQELGYLDANLQPNYSGIISRIQRLPLPAELKSDMSDAVQFCQKFAQCVPEPDENKMQVSAEFTKPMLFFKCYKQKKLEACVLKDVRERFMLATGGNNADPEIPDHNTLDEEESTGIRNTFRGRSSRIMRKRNKMSKVSSATTMADLSDVVFGDATLAL